AGACGGGCGCCGCGAACGGCCTGAACACCCTGATGCGTTCCATCGGTACGTCGGTGTCGAGCGCCGTGATCGGCATGGTGCTCGCCAACACCGCGAACGACGCGAACGGCGTCGCCGTCCCCACCATGCACGGCTTCCGGGTCTCCTTCCTGATCGCCACGGGCGCCGTGGCCGTCGGCCTGCTGATGGCCCTGTTCCTGCCGAAGCCGAACCGCGCGCCCCAGCTGCGCGCGAGCAGCGAGGAGGACTCGAACCTGGCCCGCGCCGAGGAGGCACTGCGCGGCTTCCGTGGCCGCGTCCTGGACGCCGGCGGCACACCGGTCGCCCGCGCGAAGGTCACCCTGATCGACCGCCGGGGCCGCCAGGCGGGCGCGACGCTCTCCGCCGACGACGGCAGCTACGCCCTGACGGTCCCCGCCCGGGGGGCATACGTCCTCGCCGCCCGCGCCACCGGCCACGCCCCGCTCGCCTCCGCGGCGACCCACGCCGGCGACGACCGCCCGGTCGACGTGGACCTTGCGCTGCCGGGTGAGACCGTCTCCGCACCCTGAGCAATCCGAACCCTGAGCAATCCGAACCCTGAGCAATCCGAAACCCTGAGGAATCCGAACTCTGAGCAATCCGAGGCGATTTCTTCCCCTCGAATCCATCCGGCGTTCATGATCAGAAAGGATTCCCCCCGCACCATCCATCTCTGCGATCTCCGTGTGACCGGAGATCAGCGGCACGCGCCTGACGGGGGTTCAGGGCGGGAGGGGGCGGGGCGGGATGATCGGGACGCTGTTCCGGAGCGAGGACGTGCCTGCGGAGGACAGGTTCGACCTCTGGCGAGAGCGCGTCGGCCGGACAGTCGCACCCGCCGACCTCACCAGTGACCACGCCGCCGACTACTGGGCGGAGCAGCGGCTGTTGCAGCTGGGACCGGTGACGGTGTGGCCGACCTCGTTCCTGCCGTCGCGGTTCCGCCGGAACGCGAGAATGGTGCGGCAGTCCGACCCCGAGCTGTACCACCTGAGGCTGGTGCTCGGCGGAGGGCTGGCGGTCGACCACGACGGACGGTACGACACGTACGGCCCGGGCGACCTGTACCTGGCCGACAGCTCACGGCCTGGCGACGTGCGGGCGTACAGCGACGGCGAGCGCCGCGCCTGCACGGGCGTGGGCGTGGAGGTTCCCAAGGCACTGATGCATGTGCCGCCACACCGGGAGCTGTTGGGCAGACGACTGTCCGGGCGGGAGGGAATCGGCGCTCTGCTGACGGACTTCCTCACCGGCCTGGACCGGCAGGCGGACACCCTGCGGCCGTCCGACGCACCGCGCCTGGGAACCGTCCTCGTCAACCTGCTGTCGGCCTGGATCGCCCAGGTGCTGGAGGCGGAGGGCGCCCTGCCGCCGGAGACCCGGCAGGGCGCCCTGATCACTCGCATTCACGCGTTCATCCAGCAGAACCTGCACGACCCGAATCTGGCACCGCCCGTCATCGCCGCCGCGCACCACATCTCGCTCAGCTACCTGCATCGCCTGTTCCAGGAAGCGGCGCAGGGCGAAACCGTCGCGGCCTGCGTCCGCCGCCGCCGACTGGAGGGCGCCCGCGGCGACTTGGCCGACCCGGCCCAGCGCACCACGCCGATCCACACGATCGCCACCCGCTGGGGTCTGCCGCGCGCCTCCGACTTCACCCGCGCCTTCCGCGCCGCGTACGGGATGTCACCCAAGGAGTACCGGCTCCAGGCGCTCGCCGTGCGGGAGTAGATCCACCGCCAAGTCTCAGTGGACTCACAGCTAACGACTTCCCCAGGAACTGCATCGCATTCTGATCAAGTCGCTGCGGGACCGTCCGACGGTGAAGACAACGATGGAAACAGAGAGGTTGCTCGATGTCATGCATATGAAAAACCTGCCCCGCGTCTTCGCGGCCGCCCTCATGGCGCTGTGCGCAGTCGCCGCCACCCTGGTGTACACACTCGCCTCGTCCACACCGGCGAACGCGGAGGACGACTGGAGAAACCTCCGCAACCTCAACGCGGGAAGATGCCTGGTCGTCCCGACCTCCAGCACGGCGAACGGCACCGGCCTGGTCCAGTGGACCTGTACTGAGGACTTCGACCAGGACTGGACGTTCACCAAGGTGGCGGGCGGCAACGGGGACCGCTACCTCGTCCGCAACCGCAACAGCGGCCAGTGTCTCGCCATGCCCAACTCCAGCCTGGCCGACGGGACACAGGCCGTTCAGTGGCCCTGCAACGCCGCGGGCAACGAGCAGGTCTGGGTCCACGACAGCTGGAACCGGTTGCGGAACCTGAACAGCGACAAGTGTCTGGCGGTCCCCAACTCCACCACCGCCAACGGCGCCGCGATCGTCCAGTGGACCTGCTCGACGAACCTGGACCAGCGCTGGGTGTGGTCCGAGGACACCTCGACCTACGCCCGTCTCTACAACTTCGGCACCGGCCAGTGCCTGGCCAACCCCGGCTCCAGCTACGACAACGGCATCGCGATGATCCAGTGGTCGTGCAGCAACAGCGACAGCAACTACTGGGCGCTCCAATCGGTGTCCGGCGGCTTCCGGGTCGTCAACAAGGCGAACGGCAAGTGCCTGGCCCTCGCGGGCGCGAGTACGCAGAACGGCGCCAAGGTCATCCAGTGGCCGTGCGGCGGCGGCGACGAGCAGGTCTGGGTCCGCATCAGCCTGGACCGGTTCCAGAACAAGAACAGCGGGCTGTGCCTCGCGATCCCCAGCTCCAGTCAGACCCCGGGAACGGAGGCCATTCAGTGGACCTGCTCGACAAGCGGGAGTCAGCAGTGGATGTGGTGAAGCTGGTGAAACGCAGACGGGCATGGCCCGCACTCCTGACCGCACTCGTCCTCACCGTCCTGTCCGGCCTGCTGCTGCCGGGGTCGGCCGCCGCCGAGGGCACGTCGTCCGAGTCGACGGTCTACGCGAACGTCGTCACCGGGGGCGACGGGACGCGCACCCCCGACATCGTCAGCACCAGCGCGAACAACGCGGTCGTCGCCTGGCGGGAGGGCCTCCGGCCCGGCAACGTCGACATGGGGTACATCCGGTACTCGTACACGACCGACGGCGGCGCCAACTGGAGCCGCCCCCAGATGCTGGCCCAGGAGACCAGCGCGTTCGCCTGGCACTACGTCATCCTCTACAAGGCGGGCAACGAGCTGTTCGCGTTCCTCGGGCGCACGCCGATCCGGGACACGGACAACGACGACAAGGACGACACCGCGGACGACGGGATCAACCACAACGGCCTGCCGATCAGCGACACCGTCGTAAAGCGCAGCACCGACGAGGGTCACTCCTGGCAGACCTACCCCGCCACCTTCCCGGACATCCCCAACATGGTCTTCGCCGGACACCCGCTGAAGTGGACGAACCCCAGCAACCCGGACGACGTCAGGCACGTCATGCCGTACTGGGCGAGCAAGCGGGAGAACGGAGTGCTGACCTCCACGGACATGAAGACCTGGTCGAAGGCAGGCTCGGTGATCAATGGAAACGACGACGCCGTCAAGGCCGGCGAAAACCAGATCGCCCTCTCCCAGTCCGGCACGGCCGGGAACGAACTGGTCATGGTCGCCCGCAGCGCCAACGACTACGCCATGAAGGCCACGAGCACCAACGGTGGCGCCAGCTGGTCGCCCTTCGTGCGGGACACCAGCCTGCCGAGCGCGGACACGTCCAAGGCCTACTTCACCAAGGACAGCAACGGGCAGTACCTGTACATCTACAACTACCCCGTTCGGAGCGCGAACCCACCGGACCCCGCCTACCGCGACGTCCTCTACTACAAGACCAAACGCCGCGATGGAAGCTGGAGCGCCCCCAAGTTCTTCGCCAACGGCACGGAGCCCGAGGTCGACTCTCCAGGCACCACAGGGGAGGGCTGGGACACATACGCGATGGCCGATGAGTACGCCCCGGGCAAGTTCTTCGTCGTCTGGGAGTACGACACCAGCCGCATCAAGGTGAACAGGCTCGACATCTCCGACGCACCCTGATCCACCCCGCCGTACCGCCGTACCCCCTGTCGCCCGCCGACCAGGGGGTACGGCGGCGTGGGCCGCCCAGACGCACGTACGACCGGAAGGCCCCCGCCCATGACCCCGGCCCCCAAGCCCGAGATCCTGGCCGCGTTCGAGGCGGCGAAGGGCTTCATGCCCACGGGTGAGGGCCTGGCCCTGTACGCGGCGGCGCTGGAGGCCGGGCGGCTCGGACTACCGATCCTCGAGGTCGGCACATACTGCGGGCGCTCCACCATCCTCCTCGCCGACGCGGCCCGCGAGGCGGGAGTGACGGCGCTCACGGTCGACCACCACCGCGGCAGCGAGGAGCAGCAGCCCGGCTGGGACTACCACGACCCGGAGACAGTCGACCCCGAACTCGGCCTGATGGACACGCTCCCGACGTTCCGCAGGACCCTGCACAGGGCCGGGCTGGAGGAGCACGTCGTCGCCCTGGTCGGCCGCTCCCCGCAGATCGCGCAGATCTGGAACTCCCCCCTCGGCCTCGTCTTCATCGACGGCGGCCACACCGACGAGCACGCGGGCGCCGACTACGAGGGCTG
This genomic window from Streptomyces sp. DG2A-72 contains:
- a CDS encoding helix-turn-helix domain-containing protein, with amino-acid sequence MIGTLFRSEDVPAEDRFDLWRERVGRTVAPADLTSDHAADYWAEQRLLQLGPVTVWPTSFLPSRFRRNARMVRQSDPELYHLRLVLGGGLAVDHDGRYDTYGPGDLYLADSSRPGDVRAYSDGERRACTGVGVEVPKALMHVPPHRELLGRRLSGREGIGALLTDFLTGLDRQADTLRPSDAPRLGTVLVNLLSAWIAQVLEAEGALPPETRQGALITRIHAFIQQNLHDPNLAPPVIAAAHHISLSYLHRLFQEAAQGETVAACVRRRRLEGARGDLADPAQRTTPIHTIATRWGLPRASDFTRAFRAAYGMSPKEYRLQALAVRE
- a CDS encoding RICIN domain-containing protein, whose amino-acid sequence is MHMKNLPRVFAAALMALCAVAATLVYTLASSTPANAEDDWRNLRNLNAGRCLVVPTSSTANGTGLVQWTCTEDFDQDWTFTKVAGGNGDRYLVRNRNSGQCLAMPNSSLADGTQAVQWPCNAAGNEQVWVHDSWNRLRNLNSDKCLAVPNSTTANGAAIVQWTCSTNLDQRWVWSEDTSTYARLYNFGTGQCLANPGSSYDNGIAMIQWSCSNSDSNYWALQSVSGGFRVVNKANGKCLALAGASTQNGAKVIQWPCGGGDEQVWVRISLDRFQNKNSGLCLAIPSSSQTPGTEAIQWTCSTSGSQQWMW
- a CDS encoding sialidase family protein translates to MDLLDKRESAVDVVKLVKRRRAWPALLTALVLTVLSGLLLPGSAAAEGTSSESTVYANVVTGGDGTRTPDIVSTSANNAVVAWREGLRPGNVDMGYIRYSYTTDGGANWSRPQMLAQETSAFAWHYVILYKAGNELFAFLGRTPIRDTDNDDKDDTADDGINHNGLPISDTVVKRSTDEGHSWQTYPATFPDIPNMVFAGHPLKWTNPSNPDDVRHVMPYWASKRENGVLTSTDMKTWSKAGSVINGNDDAVKAGENQIALSQSGTAGNELVMVARSANDYAMKATSTNGGASWSPFVRDTSLPSADTSKAYFTKDSNGQYLYIYNYPVRSANPPDPAYRDVLYYKTKRRDGSWSAPKFFANGTEPEVDSPGTTGEGWDTYAMADEYAPGKFFVVWEYDTSRIKVNRLDISDAP
- a CDS encoding class I SAM-dependent methyltransferase, giving the protein MTPAPKPEILAAFEAAKGFMPTGEGLALYAAALEAGRLGLPILEVGTYCGRSTILLADAAREAGVTALTVDHHRGSEEQQPGWDYHDPETVDPELGLMDTLPTFRRTLHRAGLEEHVVALVGRSPQIAQIWNSPLGLVFIDGGHTDEHAGADYEGWAPHVADGGLLLIHDVFPNPADEFTGQAPYRVYLRALASGAFTEVSATESLRALRRTGAGI